GATAAAACAGAGAAACATCACGGCATGTGGAAAAACATGCATCAAATCAGAAGCTAACCAGGAAGTTTTGAGCCAGAAACAAGCCTAATATGGTAACTTGGAGGATCCTTCTTCAACCATCCGGATAAGGCATAGACCACTTGTAATCCACTTTCATGTTTTTCAACAAATTCTTTAAGCAACCTACAAAACAACTTTACATTTAAAACATTGAACGACAACCAACTAACCACGAGCAATTTTTCTATGTCAACTTGCCATGTTCCTAACCTCTTTGCAGTATCTGAAGATATCAAATAACTTCGACTTAGCCACTTGTAGGAAACCTGAAAAATGTAGAACAAAATTAGCAGGTATTGGATtgctaaaatttaaatttattccagattctaaattataatttttgaaaattaaagaaaaagttgTACATAGAAACAAAGGAAATGAACAATGATGAAATGAAACTCATGCAGAACTCCTTAGTTAGCTTTGGCCTAGTCAGTCCTTGAAAGAAAAACCTGAATAACTCATTTGACCCTAAATAGCTTGGCATCTTTAAATATTTACGTTATAGATGGTTGTGAGGACAAACGAAGCAGCCATTCATGCAGACTGATTGAAACcatacaaaaataataataataataataataataaatcttcCTTTTCCCCAAGTACGATCGTCAGTACCCAAAAACATACAATACAGAAAATTCACCTAAAACAACTAAACTAACAACATTTTCGGTGATAAAACTCCATCTACAAACGGCAACAAAGGGGTTTCCCTGACAATGAAAGGACAAATTACAGTTTTCTTGAAAATACTACTCTCTGCAAGAGACATAAACTAATTATCCAGAGAAACATAAGTCGTTCAAAACTATAAACAACTCGGCAGCAAAACTAGGGCTAAAGCGCCACTAACCCATTCCCAATAAGCACCTCAATCGACTTTAACTAAACATTTCTAAGAAAGTAATTCACAAAATTAGAGTAATAGAGGGGGCTCTCGATTGAAACATGATACAAAATAGTGACGAATGAGGAAAACAGAAATTCAAGGGAGGTGGTTACCACTTGAAGCTTATCGGCGACGAGGGATTCAATGTCTTGGAGAATACCTAGGGTTTCGATTTCAGCCATTTGCGTTGAGATGGGAAGACTGACGGAGAACGAAAAAGGGAAGACGAAGCGCGAGATAGAGAGAAGAATATCAACGATTTTCCCTCCTCCGCTGCTCACTCTTTCCCGCCATTTCCAATAcatttatataaaaagaaataaaatcctcaaattttcttctcccaatttcaattttcttaataaacaaaaaaaaagtgaaatccGTTGGGTTGGGTGAGAAAATCAAACTTCTAATCATTCGCCAATTTGCTTAAACAATGGTCCCTAATTTTCTTTAATATAGTTTTTATTTACTCTTCAGTTCTCAAAATGTCTAATTTTCATTTCGTGTTAGATTACCCTAATTCGCAATTTCGCCTCTAATTAACtggttaattttttaaaaaattaatttaaatttgagagAGAAACGATATAGAACTTGAACACAACGATACGATATTAAACCACTCAAATAACATAGTCAAAAATGTAACCATTTGAAACAAGTATATCAAATAAAAAccaatttcaaaattttgagtACTGAGATACcaacaaaactaaaaaatgaacccaatgaatttttttattaattgaattaattttacttttaattttagaaaataggCTAGCCATTAAAACTATTTTCAAATTGGCATAGAAGAAAAGCCTAAACAAAAGCAAATTTGAATCAGTAATATCATCTGAGCAGTCTCAACAATTATTCAAAGCGTGGAAACTAAGATGGTGGGATACATGCTAGAAGTTACATAACTAAGTGTTgccaattttctaattttctttctcAATGGAAAATAATCACTTCTCAATGTAATAGTACAACAATTCAATTCCACTAGACAGATGGCAGTTGTACATTTGATCAGGTAGCTGGAGATTTTCTATGTGAATATGTAAACTTCATCAAATCCCTTCCTACATTTTGCACattaagttgaaaaaaaaaaagagatagtTAGTGATCAAGAGattaaaggaaataataatattgaGGCAAGATCTAACGAAGAATTTGGAGTTACCCAGCCTTGCCACCAAAAGTTGGGCTATAGTTGTAGATGAGATTTTCAATAACCTTCTGTGCAGGTGGTCTGTTCGATGATTTTCTGGCCTCACTACAGACACAAACATTGAAGTTGAAGATTCTTCATGAACTTTGCCATATAAACATTGTTAGTGCCTAGCGCTTAATAGCAAGCTCAAGAACCACTAACCACAATCCAGGTTTGGCACAGTAGATAAAACACCAATTATAATTACAGAGACTGATGGTTTAACTTCCTATACCACtattgttgaactaaaaaactCCACATGTAACAATCTACGCTACAGTTCTAATCATGCTCATGCAAAATAACGAAAGCGAAAGTTTCAATTAATAGGAGAAACAAAATTAATCTCGAAGATAAAAACAACATACAGCCTAAAGGCCAGGGGTTAGATACTCCCAAAAATGGAACACAAAAAACTTAGGTCTGCTTTAGTAactgttttgtttttaaaaattaagtctattttcTCTCCACGTCTTACAATGATTTTgtatcttttttaaaaacaatagtTGAATTCTTaagtcaaatttaaaaaacaaaataaaatttagctaaactttttttatttcaaagttTGACATAATTTTTTAAACCATGGAAAAAGTATAGataacaaaggaaaaaagttgATATAAGAAGTAGTgtttatagatttaattttaaaaaacaaaatggttaccAAAACTTTACATCCGTGCTCTAACCTGACTAAGTAGTTGGCAACATGTTGTGTCACTTCAATCGCATGCTCTGTGTGCGGAATCACGGAGTAGCCCCACTCAAATGCGTTTTTCTGCAATGCAAGTATGTAATTTTAGGCGCTTGATTGATTTATACATCAGCAGAGACCAAATGACAAGGTTATCAAACGCCAATGCATGTAGATTTCGCTGTGAGAAGGCAGGGGATCCTACAAATTTTTGTTATCAGCTAACCATAAAGTggagatttttttaatttaatgtaTTGATGAAAAGGCTAAATAACTTCTTTTGTTGAAGGGGAGAGGATTCATTTCATGTGGCAACTGGATGTTTAGCAATAATCCCTGTCTAGTCCACCTTGCGCCACACCTTATGATTTTAATCACTTGCGCAACTAACTACTTGTAATATCTTTAAAGAGTTTTCTTTCATGGTTCCAGCCCTCGGAGTTGAATTTGATTACAGTAAAATCAAgtatataatatacaaaataaGCAGAAGCATGTACAGAAAGTTCCAATACTAGATGAAAGGAATAAAGTGAGTCAAATAATAACCTCCGGATGCCATTGAAATGCAGTCACAGGATAATCCCAAGCTTGTACAGACGAGACATAGACCTGTAATAACCATAAACATAACTGTAGGTTCAACTAAAATGTAGAGGTAGAGGAGCAATTGAGAGAAACTTTACTGAACGTCAGTACCTTATTGTCTTTGTCACTACTAGTTGTCAATATCTGAAAAAATCTGGACAATTCTTCATTATGTGCAAATCTCTCTGGCGAGATACCATACTGTAAGGAAAACACGACCTATATTGGTACACTGATCTACAATTTGATTAACAAAGGCCAATTCTGAAGTCCTTAAACCCTATATTGCAATATTGTTCGTGAATACAAATTGCAGTTGAGCATGTATGTTTACAGAAACATAAAACTTACATTGGATATCAGAGTAAAATCTTAGAAAGTTGAGATGAACAAGACAAAGAAAACATTTTTCGGATGAAGAATTAAGCTGGATTCAAATTATTACTTCTTCTAAGGGAACGtgttatttaaatttgaatccAAACATTCACAACACgcaaaatcaatttaattgcACAAACAATAGCAACCGGATTAACCTATATCTTGAATTATGAGATTTCAGTCTCGGAGAGCATGAGGTGAACTGATCACTCGATCACCCTTGCATGATTAGCCAATTCGAAAACCTGAAATCTCAACTAGCCTCAAAAGGAGCCAAATTCCATGCAGAAGCAAGCTGATCTAGATATTGACAAGTTGTGTTGATTCAAATGGAAAATTAAACCAGAAATCCTAAAACATGAATACACATTTCCCAGTACATCTAtaaattgaagaaaataaataGTTCAGCCAAATTTAGAATCATGAACAATTGAGTGATGTGTAAACTGAAAGACCCAATTTGAATATAGCTTAGAGACTGAGACATTTGTACTACTCGCAAGAAGTGTAGGCTCAAACCCCTCCCACAATGTAATAatctaaaagataaataatgttAAACTGCCATGGCATGCATTAATTTACGCAGAGAAACTATTCATCTACCATCTATCAAACCCAAAAGAACTTACAAGATGGTTTTGGAAAACAATACAATCTGTACTCAACTTCTCCAGCAAATAATGTGGAAATCTACAGATAAGATCACAAATTGTAAGCCTCAGGATAAGCAACTAAAACAGCCTTATAATAAATAGTAGTACTTATTATACAACgtcctaaaagaaaaatatttattgtcTAACAAAAACCTGATTTAAATTGATGGGTCTCAGAAAAGTAGGCAGATGAGACAAACATTTAATAACCCATAAACACATTTACAACACATTAGATGCCGTTGGCAAATATATAGTCATGATAAATGAATATTTAGGATAAAACCTTAATATTTTTGCAATAATCAGCAATCTAAATGCTTATGGAAAACGTTTTAGAGAAGGTATGAACAATCTGTTATAATTTCTGAACTCCCAAGTTCGTGTTATAGAGCCCTCCTTCCCAAGGAGAAAACATTTCATAACAATAACACAACCTGCAAAGAATATTGCATATCGGTGAAGTACCATTGGGCGAGTAGGTGAGCATCACTACCATGCCTTGTCAACATTATAGATTTAAACTACGCCTCACCGACTCCAACTTTGAGACACATTCGGCAATATAAGTATGAAAGATGTGCAACTCTAAGCAGGCAAGCAAAACTTGAAGAAAATAATACATGACCAAACTGAACAGTTCAAATGCTATCTAGATGGTAGCTACCTTACAACTGTACAATTGGTGAGGGAATGTACCTTGTATCTCTAAGGCcccaataattttctttttttaatttaaatagggcaaaaagaaaaaagtgcaCAAAGCATTCAACAGGGATCTTCCAGTAGTACCAGTGGCTTCTTTGTCAAAGActcaaaatatttgaaaattctcTAATTGGAAGGAACAACCACGAATGGTGATACATACCTTTGGAAGACTGTTCCTTGAATATTTACATTGTCCACAAATTGAAGTGTGGATGCCATATACGATGCATTAAATGGTTCAAGAATGTTCCTATTCTGTAAATTAAGACAAAATATGAAATTTAGGTGCAAAATATTTTACTCAATTTTAATGGTAACTAAAAGCAATTTTGGTTGAAAATGATTTTATTCTCCACCAAACAACTAAAGGAATCCAAAAGAAGGATTGCAGCATCCTTCAGTCATTGAAAGGAAATGCAAAGAGGGGAAACACTATTCTGTCCCTATGTCCTATCCATCTTTTATTTctcaagatcattttttttaattagagtCGCATCCATGAAACACTCCTCTCGCAGGAAGTCGAGCTAATCGAAGAGACTGTGCATGACATTGGAACTACTGTACTAAATATGGTAGAATTAAAAATAATCTATTTTTTTACCAATAAAGCAGTGGATGCATATAACAAATGGTCAAAGAAATGTTGTGATTGCCTAAATACATGAGGATAGTTTTTGGCTCGTCAGTGATCACTACCACAAAATTTGAAGAGATGAATGGATAACCTTGCTGATGATCATGCTTAGGATTTCAAAACCCAAGCAAACGCCATATAAAGGGAAACGATCCCCAGCATCATTCCTCTCCAACATTTTCTACAAAAACAGCACAATAAATTATCAAGACAATTTTCAACTTCGGCTCAAGGTAGTGCATCATTAGTAGTATAGTTGTCCTAGGAGTAAATCACTTCTGAAGCATTAGATTCCCAGATTTAAGATGTCTGCACCACCAGAGCTTGCATTTTTTAATTTGGACtttgtataattaattatcattagGAAATAGGGcttcaataattaaattaaaaggttaaattataaaaactacCACAAACTTTCTCCTTTGTTTCAAAAAAGATCCATATACTTCCTAAAGTTGTAATATTACTCTTGACCTTCTaccataaacatttcaaaactaCCTTTGATATATAAATCTTTTAGAACACCGGATGGAAATTGAGATCTAAACTTGTGTTATGATGACTTACATCGAAAATTTGGATGGTCACACATTTTCAGGTCAACACCATTCCATTCCAAACCCCattttactccatcat
This region of Cucumis melo cultivar AY chromosome 7, USDA_Cmelo_AY_1.0, whole genome shotgun sequence genomic DNA includes:
- the LOC103501819 gene encoding gamma-glutamyl hydrolase 2-like; the protein is MFKKVVGFKPTISEHPFSPASVSLFKYTWVFFLIIISLKFSLVHAVHPYPNIILPSQSVLDSSPSCTAMDPTLNYRPVIGILSHPGDGASGRLSNATNASYIAASYVKFVESAGARVIPLIYNEPLEVIFEKLSLVNGVLFTGGWAKKGLYYLVAEKIFKKMLERNDAGDRFPLYGVCLGFEILSMIISKNRNILEPFNASYMASTLQFVDNVNIQGTVFQRFPHYLLEKLSTDCIVFQNHLYGISPERFAHNEELSRFFQILTTSSDKDNKVYVSSVQAWDYPVTAFQWHPEKNAFEWGYSVIPHTEHAIEVTQHVANYLVSEARKSSNRPPAQKVIENLIYNYSPTFGGKAGKGFDEVYIFT